In Methanomassiliicoccales archaeon, the sequence CAGTCAACGGGATTTTCGTCAGATCTTCGAAGTTCTTAATTTTCTTCGGATCGATATCCGCTTTGTTGAGGAGTGTTCTATAATAAATGCTATTGGCTCGAACGTACTCAAGCTGCTTCCTGAAGCGATAAATTTGGTACCCACGAATATCCTCCCGCGTCACCTCATCCAGGCGCCTTTTCCCAAGGATCTCTCTTAATTCCGAACTCGACTTGAAATTCTTTTTGACCTGATTGTGAATCCATTCTTCGAGCGGATATTTCGCTTCATCAGAAATATCTCTAGATGACAGTCGCCTCCTGGCGATTGCGATTTTCAGCTTGGTTAAAACATCCACGGGGAGAGATAATATAAATTTCAATAATAAACCTTTTGACCAGGAAATTTTGGAATTCAAACTAATTTATCGTCTCAAGAGAGATCCGAGTTGCAATTCGTTCAATTGAACGACAACACTAATAGCCAACACACACTTTGCTTCCTTCATGATCAATGATATGTGGAAAGGCGCCTTCTCTTCGTTGAAAAGAATGCTTAATCTCGCGAATTCTCCTGTTGGCATCAAGATGCTCGCTGAAGCAAAGGAATTAATTAAATTCGACAATGTGAAACTTCTAACCAAGACAGCGCCCTGCCACATGGCCGCTATTGCCAGATACTATAGGGAGCAGGGGATTGTTGGTGCTTCCTCAGAAGGTGTAAGATGCGTTCTTGGTTCTTCGTGTACTGGTCTCATAAAGACACCTGACCGCGTTCTTAACGGGACTCTAAATTTGCCATTTGTTAGAGATATAAATGCGGCTGAAAATCTGCAAAAGGCTATCAAAATGATCGGAGTGCACGAGAAAAAATATAGCGCAGTTCTGATGGCACCACTGGATTTAATGCCAACCGATCCTGATCTCATTGTCATTTATGCAACTCCTGCACAGGTTTTGAGAATGATCATCGGTTATGCGTACTGGAGGGGAGATGCAATCTCAACGACCATGACAGGTCAAGGTAGTCTCTGTGCGGCAATCGCGAAGATTCTCGATGGCCAGAAGGTTGTCATCGACATCCCTTGTATGGGAGATAGAGCGTACGGACTCGTGAGAGAAGAAGAAATGCTATTTGCTTTTTCAGCTGATATAACGGCGGAATTCCTTGAAGGGCTCAGAATGACAGAATCAACCGCGTCACATCCATTCAAACCTTTTCTCAGCTGGCCTGTTGTATTGCCGCCAGATTTTGATGTCCGCGCGAACGAAGTCGAATAATATCGTTCATTGAGAGATCCTGAACATAGTGTTGAGACAAGGGGATCATTCAGAGAAGCCGTATGAGAACGATCAAATTGTACTATTGTCGTCACATATTGCCAAGGATTTAAATATCAGGGTTATCCTCAGGAGACGAGGAGGAGGACAGAATGGTACTGACGCCGCACATGAAACAACTCGGCATAACTCCAGATCTTCTTAAGACAACGAAACGGGTAACATGTCCCCGTTGCGGCAAGACTTTTAGCTTGTTCCAGTCGAGGGCGATCGCATGTAGAGGATGCAGAAGGTCCGCTACGACCTGTGAGCTAGCAAGGTGTCCCTTCTGCGACTTTGAGTTCCCACTCCAGCAGCTCATCGTGTCCAGTGAACAAAGACAGAGAGAGATCTCAAGATACATGAACAAGATCGTCGGTGATTATCACAGGAGCGTTGGCAAGAAAACCTCCCGTTAACCTTTCTTATATTTGGAAAATATCTCGTGCCTGTACAAAGTCTTTCCGTGAACGCTGTTTATGTTGAAGAGGCAGAACGGGATCAAGCGACCATCTGGGGTTACCGTGTGGATACAACAATTTTTAAGCCTCTCTGTCTCCACATTCCAGACATCCTGGAAGGGCATCGTCGAAACGGTAAGGTAGTGCGTCTTCGCTCTCTGAATAAATCCGAGCCATGTTCCGTCAAGGTCTCCCTCATTACTGCTACTGATCGAGTCTTCGATGTACCGCCAGAGATCGCATATCTCCTGCCTTGTCTTCTTCGCAATCTGGCTTGTTTCACGCGGTGGACCGAGTGCTCTTTGGGTCAGTGGAAACAGCGTGCCATCTTCCATTAGAATCGACATCGATTTCGCATCGCAGTGCACGTTTGCGCAGGAAGTGGGGATAAAATTATCAGCCCTTAGTTCTCCCTTTGTCTGCTCCTCGATCGCTTTGAGAAGGTCTGGGAGGAGTACGCGATCCTCATCTCTTGGTACCGATGGGTATCTACCAAAATAACTCAGCGGTTGGAAATGGACCCCTTTGACGGTCGGTATCCATTTCTTGGCAAACTGGATGATATCTCCGATCTGGTGAAAATTCACATTTCTCGAAACGACGACCACTAGGGTGACACCCATACCCACCTTCTGACAGTTTTCGAGGGCTTTGAGTTTCGTGTCAAGAAGGTCTCTCCCGCAGGTCTTCACAAAGACATCGCCGGTGATGCCGTCAAACGAGAAATAGAGAGAGTCTACGCCAGCCTCCTTAATTTTCCTCAAGTAGTCCAGATCCTCTGCGAGCCGAACGCCATTGGTATTGACTTCGATATAATCAACGCCCATGCCCTTTCCCATTTTCACTATATCAGGGAGATCATCCCTGATTGTGGGCTCTCCGCCACTGATCTGCACGGCGATTGGATGCTTAACATAATCAACAACCGTCTGAAACATCTCTCGGATTTCTTCAATCGACGGATGGAACCTGTATCGCTCGTTCGCACTGGCAAAGCAGATCGGACACTTGAGGTTACAGCCGTTGGTGACCTCAAGGACAACGAGACAGGTGTGCTGGATATGATCTGGACACAGACCGCAGACTTCTGGACATGTGCCACTATTCTTAACTGCAATCCTCTCAGGCTTCGATTTTACACACGAATAGCGTTCAAGGTCCTTGTAGTCCATAACGCCACGCCAGATAAGAACTTTGAAAGTTCCGTGATCTGGGCATGTCTTGACTAGATAAACTTTGTCATCCTCAGCAATTTTCTCTGCGGGTATCGTCCTCAGACATTCTGGGCAGAGGCTCTCTGTTTTCCCAATTAGTTCGCTCATTTGAACACCAGAAGTAAGCTTCGTTATGGATTCAAGAGATTTTTAATTTTCTGAAGATGCATCCCGCAAAAAGGCTCCCACCGAAATTCCACTTCTCGTGATTGTGATTCTGAATCGACCAGAACGAGCCAAATATAGTTATCGAAAGCCAGAAAATTCCGATATCATCCGATGAAGATGAAAGTAAAAGGGTAGAGGCCGCATTTGCGGCCCTGAAAGAGTTTAAGCGCGTTTCTTCTCGAACAGACCTTCGACTGCAGCCAATGTCTTCGTTGCAAGGTATTCCTCAACCCAAGAGTCCCTGCATTTCGGACAGACGACAGCTGGTCCGTTTCTCGTGACCTGCATGTATGTCATCGCGACGTGTCCATACATCGCGGGCTCATTGCAGTGAGCGCAAACCCAATCACTCTTATCAGTTGCGTTGACTATGTCTCCCAGCATCAGTCTATGAGAATATGCGGACTTCACTGTCGCATGCTTTCTCACGAGGCCCTTTTCAAGCTCGTAGTCGACATAAACGGTGGCCTGGCCAATCAATTTCTTTGCGATGTTCCTGTTGCCCATTACAATCTTCTTGTTCGACGACTCCGCCGTCTCGATGACGTCCTTGACATCGGCTTCCTTGATGCCCCTCTTGCCGATCAATTCCATGACTTCATTTGGGATCTTGATTTCCATTCTTCCTCACCTCACCATGTTCCATATGTTCCGTAGTCCCTGGCCGCTTTGACCAGCGCTAGGAGGTTGCCTGGAATCGTGTACGGCGGCGTCTCGCATGAAGTACCAAGAATGTATCCCTTCGGGCTGTCACGTCCAGCCAATATCTGCGCCTTCGCCTGCTCATATGCAATCTTGGGGTTCGGGTTGATCATCAGCTTTGTGTCAACCGATCCCATGATGGTCGAACGGTTTCCGAATTCTTCCTTTAGAAGCTTAGACGGGAATGGATCCCTACCGTAATACCCGATGTGAATCACATTGAACGGAGACCAGAATAGCGTGTCCTTGAACACTTTGTAGTCGGTCTGGTGGTTGCCGCAGAGGTGATAGAACAGCTGGGGTCCTGCCCCGCCTCTAAAGGCCTTGTCAACATAATATTTCATGTAGTTCGCTGAGTACTCTTTCACGGCTTCGTCTGAAAAGATATCATTGTTAGCAAGGACGGAGCCGACGATCAACATCGCCATGCCAAACCTGTTCGCCAATCCAATTGCCCCGTTGACCGATGTATCCGTGTATTTCTTAACGAGTTTGTGTGCTGCTTCGGGTTCAGTGAATGTCCACATGATGAAATTCTCAACGCCACAGAGCTCGGCTGCCGCACCAAC encodes:
- a CDS encoding radical SAM protein, with protein sequence MSELIGKTESLCPECLRTIPAEKIAEDDKVYLVKTCPDHGTFKVLIWRGVMDYKDLERYSCVKSKPERIAVKNSGTCPEVCGLCPDHIQHTCLVVLEVTNGCNLKCPICFASANERYRFHPSIEEIREMFQTVVDYVKHPIAVQISGGEPTIRDDLPDIVKMGKGMGVDYIEVNTNGVRLAEDLDYLRKIKEAGVDSLYFSFDGITGDVFVKTCGRDLLDTKLKALENCQKVGMGVTLVVVVSRNVNFHQIGDIIQFAKKWIPTVKGVHFQPLSYFGRYPSVPRDEDRVLLPDLLKAIEEQTKGELRADNFIPTSCANVHCDAKSMSILMEDGTLFPLTQRALGPPRETSQIAKKTRQEICDLWRYIEDSISSSNEGDLDGTWLGFIQRAKTHYLTVSTMPFQDVWNVETERLKNCCIHTVTPDGRLIPFCLFNINSVHGKTLYRHEIFSKYKKG
- a CDS encoding DUF169 domain-containing protein: MINDMWKGAFSSLKRMLNLANSPVGIKMLAEAKELIKFDNVKLLTKTAPCHMAAIARYYREQGIVGASSEGVRCVLGSSCTGLIKTPDRVLNGTLNLPFVRDINAAENLQKAIKMIGVHEKKYSAVLMAPLDLMPTDPDLIVIYATPAQVLRMIIGYAYWRGDAISTTMTGQGSLCAAIAKILDGQKVVIDIPCMGDRAYGLVREEEMLFAFSADITAEFLEGLRMTESTASHPFKPFLSWPVVLPPDFDVRANEVE
- a CDS encoding uroporphyrinogen decarboxylase family protein; the encoded protein is MGYEELFPGMDMKWHANANKRFASPFVDVAHDRIDVDPIILSHAAVACGFTIRDFYEKPELGIHCVGYISQLYDLLPVTHWFYSLPWVRELGLTLQYKDTLPPISTGPIISEPGQVDNIHVPDVDELMKGYTLPEFIRIYEYVQKNLPMTLVPISYGFDLVGAAAELCGVENFIMWTFTEPEAAHKLVKKYTDTSVNGAIGLANRFGMAMLIVGSVLANNDIFSDEAVKEYSANYMKYYVDKAFRGGAGPQLFYHLCGNHQTDYKVFKDTLFWSPFNVIHIGYYGRDPFPSKLLKEEFGNRSTIMGSVDTKLMINPNPKIAYEQAKAQILAGRDSPKGYILGTSCETPPYTIPGNLLALVKAARDYGTYGTW